The nucleotide sequence aagcctaacgcaTTCAGGGGGGGGCAAATgcatttgccccccccccccccccaagcacgcactaggcggtgcgggcgtcgagactgtgcctcgggttaagCCATtaaggtcctcagccaagatggcggatcgccatcaagaaaccggcgataaaatttaatttttatacgttttacgcaatatacgagggtcattcctgtttaatttcgtcactaattacttcctctttcacgtaaaagcgtttgatttttgtttctattcgtttttctttaaaaaaagccagtggccccgatacggaactacatccgtcCTAATCATATGGCCGAACCACTGTTGAATAACACTGATGGAAACTGCCTCGTGCTTTGCACTTTTGACGAAGaaggggaagaagaagaagacatcCGATCGCTGTCGCTTGATGCCGCGTTCAACGAGCACCACATTCCTTCCGTCGCAGCAGTCAAGCGCTCTGTCCCGATTCTGCAAGCTCTGAAAGGTAAGACTCACCCGATAACCTATCCCCCAAACAAACAACATAtatgttgaacaagagagaaactgatgttctgaggctgaaacaacatagaagggacagatacaaacaaagcctcaaaatgcctaagaaatcaacgatgaaagatttcatctttcatcaacaGATATGTGTCTGTTCAGTGTTGCCTTTTGgctgtagttcgttaccgggaccactggctctgaaaaaattagtgaaagcgtttgaaaggtaaatattTCATACAAGTGAAAGGTCATATACTGAACCTAAAAatataagaattataaaattgtGTGGTCGGAACCTTTTACATACGCACTTGAACAACACCATCTGAAGCACTTCTAGTCAGTGCTTCGGTGTTGTTGTTCAAGTAGTACATACAAAAAAAGGTCCTAGACCACACAATTTTCTTCTAGCACAGGAAAAATGTGGCTCAGAAAGGAGACGGGAGCTTGAAGCAAATGTATTTATTTGGAGAGCGCCGATGGGTCCACTGATGGGCCTaggtatggtgggctagaaatagCCTAGCGAAGCGGACTGCGTGCGCCTCTAACAAGGCACGCGGCAACGCTAAGCCTAACGAATTCGGAagttgccatcttgcaaaaggtagggtcgttgggttgggttaggtcagCGCACTGTAGTCGGGTTAGGTCAGTTTAGGTTTGACAGATGGgggcgtccccccccccccccacctacAGACATGCTCTAGGCGGTGTGTGGGCACGAGACTGTGCCACCGGTTGATATTCCGGATGTCCTCAGTAAACATGGCGGTTCATCTTGAAGATACAATATACGAgagtcattcctgtttaatttcgttcctaTTCCCGTTTAGTTCCGCCTACTGATTACATTATCTCAGTTAGAAACCATGTTATGGCTGTAATACTCATCGTACCAGTCCTTCAATAGTACAGTGTTGGACCAAAGTTTCCGGAACATGCTCCGGCGCGTACCTTCCTCCGAATGACACACTAGCAGAAGGATGGGACTGGACAGTCCTTagggtaccattcgctgctatagCGTGCCAGTCTGGGAACGGAATGTGcaagagcgtgttccgtaaacattTGTCCTGCACAGTACCATGCTGACTCACGGTCCGAGTATTTGTGCCTTCTAATTGTGCCACCTTTGTCCTTTTTCCACCCCGCTATTCCATACGATTCTTATAATacaaacgaaaaacaaacaaacaaacgaaaataTTAATGACTGCGTGTCCGTTTTGTAGCCCTCAAACCCTAGAGCAAGGAAAACCCTCTAATCCCGACAAAAAGGCAAAGGTACGTCAAACACCGAGCCGAGGAATTAAAAATGGTCTGCATGTTGTCGCTTATAATAATGTCATCTCGCATCTTTCAGCACTCCAAGGTAAAGACGCAGTCAGGGATGGCAGACCAAAAGAATAAGGTATAGCTACACTCGCACACCGCACTAGGTTGCgacgacgaaaacaaacaaacaaaaacaaaaacaaaaaaacaactttattaggagatgatgaatggggagtttcatcgccagggggcgatactctaccccattgctggaggtgatgcggggaatgaaataatgagctccttcacaataaggatccaagtcctatggtatccagaaaggtgaagagatctttgagggcagagcgttcgtgggctggatgtgaccagggaccaagcaattttgtgagaggaGGCGAGGGTCcgtccggagagtacggttcggcaAGGTTGGTaatgtgggcaatgaagaagaacgtgctctagatcttccacagcaccgcagtgaccgcattggggagagtcaccTTGCCTtaaagcggtaacgccactgcgctgtaaaagccacatcgaggcgcattcgacgAACTAATGCGGGGATCTTGACGAGAAGGTATATGTCGAGgaatgcggaaagcgagcgctggatcaactctgctcagcatggctggggggagaacgccagcggtccattggcttgaagccagaggagtcacgaggcatAGAATCGGAGAGTAAAGTGGGGCCTGCATAAGACgtttttctcgacggaaaagcgTCGAGCTCAGGGATTGTCTGCCCGATGGTAACCCTCCGAGCCCACTGGACGATTTCTCGACGGTTCCTTGCGCCCCTGTCGGTGATGCTTTGCCTTTTGAGTCCCTAGCGGCGTTCTTTGTCACGAGCTAGAACATAGGTGACTAAGGTGGGGGACGGCTGAGGTTTTACGTCCATAACGTCCATATAACGTCCATATATAATGTCCACGCCCTCGCGAACACACTGCTGTGCCGGCGACTGCTTCCGGCAGGCAGAGCGACTGGTCAAAACGTACGCGTTAGTTCCGTCGTTCACCTCAAGTATCTGCTCAACCCAGACGCCAGCGAAACAGGTCTGCGGCTATTGTTTTCGGCGCCCAGCGAAAAACCGCCGAGCCCTCAACGTTTTTCCGTCGCGAAAATGTATGCGGGTCGACCTAACGTGATATTGGGTATTGATTAAGCGCGACTGAAAAATAAGGTGGGCTGATAGGACATTCAAGATATAGGACAAGCGCGAGGAGCTTTACATGTCTATTTTATGGCAGTGGTTTTATGCTCAGTAACCCTTTGACTCGGAGAGAACCTCGTAACTGCGTTCCATCCCTAGATTAGTAGTCAATTTTTTTACGAGACACGTCTGGTTATTATACGAAGGGTGTATGAAATGTTTTTCAACCCCATGAAGCCGCGACGCAAGACAAAGCACAGAAATACGCGGTATGCACATCtccccgtttgtaaacaaatgacgtcatagtgttcgacagcgccaccaatttggtagagttgaactacgctcaaagctatgggcgaacaaggtcgcgcccgaaaaccacggtcttagaggattacgatggtttctgaaagggacgcgaccttcggtcctacttgtctttcaataggaggcgctgaacaagttcccattcgtggaacccagccctccccttccgataggtttcggtctgtctaccaacgtcatgatgtttctcgggtagagatctatTTGTTCAGCCACAAAAAAGCAAGTGGTGCTCTGCATGCTCGAACCGGTATAGAGTTCGTATCCGATGGATGAGTCACTGATCGCACAAAATCGGGCAACCTGTGAATGTGTTTCTGAAGAGGTCCATACCCTAATCCAACGCGCAAGCCGGTTTGTGAGTGCTTCTAGAATCGAAGCAAGTTAAATGGCGTAGCTGTTACAATTAAACGGAAGGAGCGAACGAACTGCTAGTCAATGCCAAATACATGCGGAGGTATACAGAAAAACACCGGGCTAATACAGACACTATCAGGCATCCGATATTTGCAACCTTTCTCGAAAGACCTTTCTCAATTACGTTCACAGTTAGCAAAGGCATAATGATAACCGTGCATGCGCCGACTATTTCCATTATGTGAACGACTTTAAAAATGCATTTTTCGTCAACCTAAAGTGGCGGTACGTTGTGCTGGTAACACATTACAGAGCTCCAAACGGACGACACAGGACGGAGGGCCCGAGCCCGGGGTTCCAGCACCACAAGGAAACAAGGTAATCTGAGTATCGTTTTGGAAACCACGTTAGTTACCAATATTCAACGGCGCCAACGTGAGCTCGGAAACGTGTGGTTCACAAAACCACGGGAATACCCCGATCCGGCCATATCTTGATCCCGACATTGATCCCGACCTTGATCTTGATCCCGATCTTGAGCTGCACATAGCTATTATTTGAAATTACCTCGGCGCCCTCCCACGGAACGTCACTGAAACACTTTTGGCGACCATAACGGAAACGAGCCGTAGGCGTTCGTAGACCGCAGGGCCCCGTCATGCGTGTCTTATTGGCATGTCTTACAAGAGGTATATAAAGATGCAGCGCACTATATTGTGTACAACTTCTATCCGGTTTATGCAAGAGGAAACATAATATAAAGCTTTCTGAACGCTCGACATAAACGAAAATGTACGTAGTAAGTCGAACATCGACGACAGGTCTCAACGGCACTCTGTTTTCTTGCGTCAACCATTTACCACAATTCCCACTGCGCACATGTTTCAGGCTGTGCCACCAGAGGCCACAGGAGCATCGACGATAATGTACGTTCTGGCGGGAGCAGCCCTGGTCATTGTTGGACTGGGATTACTGGGATTGTATTGGACTCTGAAGAGCGGCTTCCAAAGTGCAGGTACTAGTTCAAGCCCCCCACCTCAAGCATCCACCAGCAGTGAAGTCACGAAGTCGTCCCTAGCACCTTGGGCCAAATCCACCGAAGCCACTGGGTCAACCAGCTCACATGGTCCGGGCCCATCCACTCAAAGCTCATCGAGCTCCACCATAAGGCACAACGAAGGCATAGCCGGCTGTACCACGGATGACTGccagtacataaaaaatctcatTGACACGTCTGTGGACAGAAGTAAGGACCCCTGCAACAATTTTTACGAGTATGCGTGTGGTGCAGCCAAGATAAATTACGCTGCTGAATACGACCTCGCCCAAGGGGGAACTCTCGACGTACTGTCACGCAGTATCTCCGAGTCAATCAACAGAAGCATGGACGGATCGAGCATACCAACTAGAAACCAAAAAGTAATCGAAAAATGCGCCTCATTCTTTCGCAGCTGCCTGAACGCGCCAGCAAACAGAAGAACCAACTTGGATGCCATAAAGGGATATTTAGAAAGTGAACGCATGGACCTGGCCAACAGTAACCTCCAGTTCGACTCATTAGAGATCCTCGCTAAATTTAATTTCGAGTTGGAGATACCCTTAATACTGGAATTCGCATTACCTAGAGAGACACCCCGTCTTATTATACGCATAGATGAGCATCACACGACGAGATTGTACATGACCACTTGGTCCAGCAGAGGAAGAGACCAAGGGAAATATGTCGATACCGTACTCTCAAATATCTACCACAAGGCATTCGCCGAAAGTTTTTTGAACGGGATAGTGAGCAATGTGACAGACGTTATACGCTTACTCAAGCATAGTAATCGTAGACATCCCATTACTGGAATTCCCATCTCGAAAGCGATCCAGGCAGCTCCCGGCTCTCTAGTCTCCCGCCGGTGGAACGCAGTGCTGGGCCGCTACGTTAAAAGTGAGACGCCCTGCCAAGTCTACGCCGACCACTCGAACATACTGCGCGACTGGATTGTCACAGAAAACGCCACAATGAAGTGGTTCATGGCGTGGAGAACGGCGGAATTTCTTCACTCGACGCTCGGAGCTCAAGACGGAAAGGGCGACGCTCGGGTTACGAGGGAGAAGTGCTACGGGCTAGCGAACTCGATGTTTCCGTTTGTCATGAGCGCCCAGGTGCTGTTCGCATCCGTCGGCGAGAAAAGGGTGAACCACGTGAAGGCCATGTTCGGCAAGATAATCGACGTTGTGGTTGAGTATTTCCCACATAGCACCTTGTTAGCAAACAATAACCGAAAGGATGCCCAGTCGAAGCTGCAGAGTTTGCATAAGAGGGCGGAAATCGGTTACGCGTCTTACCGAGTGAGCACAGAAGGAAACCTCACGGACTTCTACCGGTCCGTCCCGGACTTGAACGGTCCATTCATCATGGACTTCATAAGTGCGAGTGAAAAGACTAAAATGTACTGGTCCATAGTCTTTGCGGGAGATCTGGAGTTCGCAGCCAAGTGGAAAGGCGAACTGCCGGTGTTCGACGCTAGCATGCGTTACGACGCGCGCCATAACAAGCTTACGATTCCGCCTGCTATGATGATGAAGCCTGTCTACGCACTGGAAGCCCCTCCCGAAATTAACTACGGCACTCTGGGACGGCTCGTGGTGAGTGCTGTTATGCTTGCATTCGATGACGACGGACAGTTTTACAAAGATGCGGGTCAACACGAATATTGGTTCAATGCTCAGAGCAACGAGAACTTTGGTGAAAAGGTACGGTGCTTAACTTCGATGGTAAATGCTCGTCTGCCCAATGCACTGCAAGTGTTCCGCGTTCCGTATGTCTACATGGCGGACGTCATGGGCACTGAGCCTATCCTCGGGGCATACCAGAACGAAATTCTGGGAAGTCACTCTCGCGATGAGCTTTTCTATCTATCGTGGTGCCTGCTGTGGTGCGGCAAGAAGTTCCCAGAGGCCCGGTCGGGGACCTTGGAAAATAGGTGCAACCTGCCTCTTATGAATACGAATCATTTCACTACGACATTCAGCTGCACTGCTAATGCCTTAATGAATCCTCGAGTTAAGTGCACCTTCTGGTAAGACGTACTGGCGATATTGCACGTACGTCGTGATCTGGATGATACGATATTAAAAGTACTCACTGAACGTTCTAGTGTTTGTCTAGTAAGGTATTCTAGTGCACTCTTATAGTCGAACTTCCCAGCACAGCTaggtcttcagcacgacctagGCCACCACCAACGCCGCGCTGGTACTCGCCCGCTTATTCACATGACGAGATCTGCAGCACGTGAGTACTCACAGTATAGTAGGTTCCAACtgtagtgtgtgtgtgctcaCCTGCACAATAAGAAGTGGTACCTTGCCTTTCTGGACCGCTTCTGGTTTGTTACCAAGACGACGTCCGGTTTCGTAGCAAAcacactctgcgccaaccactatgCCGACCTGTTATCAGTTGGTAATTAAAATTGCCACAGAGGCgtataccttttttgtgacacttatgctgttcataattgtcacaaaaaaggcgtacgcctaccgttttcaacaaatcagggcagataacgatatcattcgagattatggttggctaggagcgtgctatgcggtgaagttcatttttaagtgtactactgacattacccagcacggaaaaagcacaaagacaaggttatttcgccctcctcctctcctcctcctcctcttctcttcattggcatcatcattacatgAGTTTTCCACTGGTGCAAGTGACGTGAgattgcgggcctcacactagtgaagccaaactCTCCATTTTACTTtgtcttaaaaccaaaccaaaccatcgcccttgaccgtgtggcacctaTAGACCATTACTTTCCAATTACATTCCGCCCGCGAAAAAATGCCCAGTTCAATTCCCATgccattcccaggacagtttctgccattccaattccattccgggctctgataaaccTGGAATggttccggaatcattccaaccccggggtggcaactccgcaacgcTGCTGCCAATAGACTATGGGGACATGGACGAAACATTTGAAACAGCCTTTGACACTGTGCGATGGAGTTGTCAGTGTCCCGTCTCTGTCTCGTCTGCTGCTCGTTTCGTCCCGCAGTGATTCATGAATTCATTCaagcattcattcattcattcaaagaagaggtgcagctaccagaGTCTCATGTGTGTTGCAGAACCTAAAAGAAAGACCATAACAATTACACGATGCATGAGGGTAAATTTTTGTTGTCCTATACAAAGAATTACGCAGCTACTGCACATAGGCTGCTATATGCAACAATAAACTGTGGGTTACTCATCCAAACATCGGACCCACAGACGCAGCTGCGCAGACTATTAACGAGTAAAAAACAAACTATATTGTTGATTGTTGTGGAGCGTATGACGAAAAAGGTGTATGTACCTACTACACAATGGTAGCAGCTAGTAGCACGTATTATTGCATGCAGTGTAACATAACTGTGGTGGCACGAACTCCACGTAAAGCTGCAGCACTATGTACATGTGAGTACAATTGGCTCCCATTCGGATGGGAGAATACCGTAGAGTGGTTTCAGAAGATCATGGACGACATATCAAGGCCGTATCAGGGACTGTTTTGTGCGGTGTACATCGATATAGTAGTCTACTATCAGACGCAGGAGGAGCACAGCTATCACTGCAGTACAAATCAACTTCAAGGAAGGCAAGTTTTTCCGGGAACAGGTGACATTTCTTGGCACAGTCCTGAATGAGCGAATGAAAATAAGCTCAGTTACAAAGACTACATGACGTATACACTTACTCAGGGTGGCCTTGCCAGGGCACTTTCGAATATTTAGTTCGTATGgctttggctaccaccaacgccGCGCTGGTACTCGCCGGCTTAGTCACATGACGAGATCTGCAGCACAACTAACTTGACCCTAACTTGACCAAGAGAGACGTACCTTAACTAGAAACGGACGTAAACCTAAACGCTAAACCTAAAAGCCAAAAATGGACGTAAACCTCCCATTTCGGAAGTGGGGCGGTGTATTATACCAGAGGGGACTGCAAAACACGGAGCGAGCGTAGTATGGTATGGCTCCCGATGGTGCCTCCCCCTCTTCCCTCCAAAGATTCCTTAGGCTCACGAGCGAAACAGCCTTATTTTGCACTTGAGGAAACTGATCACGCTCTAACAGTTAGCCTGGTAGTAATACCTCTTTGACGGGTTTGGATTCTCTTAAGCTATTATTCCACAGTACCCGGTACCACCACAGTACCACTTACCAAGCTAGAATATCTTACGCGGCAAATACTAAAACGTACTCAGCACGTAAACATATCACTTTTAATATCAGAGCACGGTGCGCGGTACTACTTGTAGTCCCGCAGTAAGTCTCACCAGAAGACGCACCTGAGCCGAGGATTCATTAAAGTATTGGAAGCGCAGCCGAACGTAGTAGCGAAATGATCCGTGTTCATAAGAGGCAAGTTGCACCTATTTTCTAAGGTTCCCAACCGGCGGTCTCCGACCTGCTTACCGCACCACAGCAGACACCAAGATAGGTAGAAAAGCTTATCTCCCGGGTTAACATCGTGGCTCTTCAATGGTTCGTTGTTGTAGGCCCCGATGATGGGCTCGGTGCCCATGACGTCTGTGATGTATTCGTTCGAAATGTGCtgtgctttcactgcattggGCAGTCCATTCACCATGATAGATAAGCATTGTAGCTTATCATCGAAGTTCCTCCTGCTCTCAGAATTGaaccaattttcttcatgacctGCCTCTTTGTAACGCTGTCCGTTCTCGTCGAATGCATGCATGATGTTATTCATCACGAGTCGTCCCAGAGCGCCATAGTTAATTTCGGGAGGGGCTTCCAGTGCGTAGACAGGCTTCATCATCATAGCAGGCGGAATTGTAAGCTTGTTCTGTGTCGCGTCGTAATGCACGCTGCCGTCGAACACCGGCAGTTCGCCTTTCCACTTGGCTGCGAACTCCAGATCTCCCGCAAAGACTATGGACCAGTACGTTCTAGTCTTTTCGCTCGCGTGTACGAAGTCCATGATGAAGGGACCGTTCAAGTCTGGCACGGACCGGTAGAGGTCCGCGAGGTTTGCTTCAGTGCTCACTCGGTAAGACGCGTAACCAATTTCTGCCCTCTTATGCAAACCCTGCAGCTTTGTCTGGGCAACCTTTCGGGTATTGGATACTACTACGACGCTGTATTCGAGATATCGCTCCAAGGCATTAATTATCTTTTCGAACATGGCTTTCACGcgcttcaccctttcctcttcGACGGATGCGAAGAGCACCGCGGAGCTCATGACAAACGGAAACAACGTGTTCGCTATCCCGTAGCATTCCTCTCTCGTAACCCGAGCATCCTTGCCATCCCGAGCTCCGAGTGTGGCGTAGAGAAAATCCGCCGTCCTCCACGCCATAAACCACTTCATCGTGGCGTCTTCCGTGATAATCCTGTCGCGCAGTATTTTCATGTGGGCTGTGTAGAATCGGAAGAGGGTTCCATTTGTAAAGTAGCGGCTCAGCGCCGCGTTCCACCGCTGTAAAAGTGGTGAGTCGGGAGCCGCCGAGATTACTTCCCAGATATGTACTCCACTAAAGGGAAGTCTACGGAGACTCCTCTTGATTACTCTAATTATGGATGTCACATTGTCCACCAGCTCGTTTAAAAAATCTTCAGCGAATGCCCTATTATAGATGTCCGAAAGTACAGTGTGGACATATCGGGCTTTACCCCTTCCTCTGCTGTACCAGCCGGTCATGTACCTTGTGGTCATGGGATGCTCGTCTATGCGTATAATAAGGTGCGGCGACTCTTTAAATACGGAGAATTCGAATATTAAAGGTATGTCCAAGTCTAACGTAAATTTGACGAATATATCGAAGGAGTCAAACTGGAGATTACGGTTTTCCAGATCCATGCGTTGGCTTTGTAAATATCCTTTTATGGCATCCAAATTGCTCCTTCGGTTCGCTGATGCATCGAGGCAGTGGCGAAAGAATGAGGCGCATTTTTCGATTACCCTTTGGTTTCTGCTTGGTATAATTGATCCGTCCATGCTACTGTTGATTGACTCTGAGATACTGTGTGAGAGTACATCGAGAGTTCCCCCTTGGGCAAGGTCGTATTGAGCGGCGTAATTTCTCTTGGCTGCACCACACGCATACTCGTAAAAATTGTTGCAGGGATCCTTACTTCTGTCCACAGACATGTCGATGAGGTTTTGAATGTACCGACAGTCATCCGTGGTACAGCCAGTGATGCTTTCGTCATACCTTATGGTGGAGATCGATGAGCTTTGAGTGAATGGCCTTGGACTAGGCGTGCTGGAAGATTTACCGCCGCTTGTAGTCGCTTCAGGTACTCGAGTCAGTGCTGTGACATCGCTACTTGCGGCCCCAGGTACTAGAGTTGATGATGTGACATCGCTGCTTGCGGCACCGGGTACTCGAGTGGCACTCGTCGTCACTTCGTTGCTGGTGGGTACTGGAGGCGTGTGGCTCGGACCTGTACCTTCCCCTTGGAGACCGGTCTTGAGAATAAAGTACAGCCCCAGTATCGCCAGTCCAAGAATGATGACCAGGACGGCTCCTGCCAGAGCGTACGTTATTGGTGATGTTCCTCTGGTCTCTTGTTCCCTCTGGAGAAGAAACCTTAACGTTAAAAGACCTCACTCTGCGTAGCCTGAATCGTGTGCGCAGTGCGAA is from Ornithodoros turicata isolate Travis chromosome 8, ASM3712646v1, whole genome shotgun sequence and encodes:
- the LOC135366222 gene encoding neprilysin-2-like, translating into MEESTTSLPAEKPSKSRSKEKSADPEKKKSKKSKEKTEDSRTSDKKDKRSKSQEKTTESKASNPEEKRKSKSKEKTSDSLASHPDEKPSKSKRKDKAAERRAEETSQERADESSVVVKPRKSSKRKTQDEMVGVSLPVPQGNKREQETRGTSPITYALAGAVLVIILGLAILGLYFILKTGLQGEGTGPSHTPPVPTSNEVTTSATRVPGAASSDVTSSTLVPGAASSDVTALTRVPEATTSGGKSSSTPSPRPFTQSSSISTIRYDESITGCTTDDCRYIQNLIDMSVDRSKDPCNNFYEYACGAAKRNYAAQYDLAQGGTLDVLSHSISESINSSMDGSIIPSRNQRVIEKCASFFRHCLDASANRRSNLDAIKGYLQSQRMDLENRNLQFDSFDIFVKFTLDLDIPLIFEFSVFKESPHLIIRIDEHPMTTRYMTGWYSRGRGKARYVHTVLSDIYNRAFAEDFLNELVDNVTSIIRVIKRSLRRLPFSGVHIWEVISAAPDSPLLQRWNAALSRYFTNGTLFRFYTAHMKILRDRIITEDATMKWFMAWRTADFLYATLGARDGKDARVTREECYGIANTLFPFVMSSAVLFASVEEERVKRVKAMFEKIINALERYLEYSVVVVSNTRKVAQTKLQGLHKRAEIGYASYRVSTEANLADLYRSVPDLNGPFIMDFVHASEKTRTYWSIVFAGDLEFAAKWKGELPVFDGSVHYDATQNKLTIPPAMMMKPVYALEAPPEINYGALGRLVMNNIMHAFDENGQRYKEAGHEENWFNSESRRNFDDKLQCLSIMVNGLPNAVKAQHISNEYITDVMGTEPIIGAYNNEPLKSHDVNPGDKLFYLSWCLLWCGKQVGDRRLGTLENRCNLPLMNTDHFATTFGCASNTLMNPRLRCVFW
- the LOC135366220 gene encoding neprilysin-1-like isoform X3, giving the protein MYVLAGAALVIVGLGLLGLYWTLKSGFQSAGTSSSPPPQASTSSEVTKSSLAPWAKSTEATGSTSSHGPGPSTQSSSSSTIRHNEGIAGCTTDDCQYIKNLIDTSVDRSKDPCNNFYEYACGAAKINYAAEYDLAQGGTLDVLSRSISESINRSMDGSSIPTRNQKVIEKCASFFRSCLNAPANRRTNLDAIKGYLESERMDLANSNLQFDSLEILAKFNFELEIPLILEFALPRETPRLIIRIDEHHTTRLYMTTWSSRGRDQGKYVDTVLSNIYHKAFAESFLNGIVSNVTDVIRLLKHSNRRHPITGIPISKAIQAAPGSLVSRRWNAVLGRYVKSETPCQVYADHSNILRDWIVTENATMKWFMAWRTAEFLHSTLGAQDGKGDARVTREKCYGLANSMFPFVMSAQVLFASVGEKRVNHVKAMFGKIIDVVVEYFPHSTLLANNNRKDAQSKLQSLHKRAEIGYASYRVSTEGNLTDFYRSVPDLNGPFIMDFISASEKTKMYWSIVFAGDLEFAAKWKGELPVFDASMRYDARHNKLTIPPAMMMKPVYALEAPPEINYGTLGRLVVSAVMLAFDDDGQFYKDAGQHEYWFNAQSNENFGEKVRCLTSMVNARLPNALQVFRVPYVYMADVMGTEPILGAYQNEILGSHSRDELFYLSWCLLWCGKKFPEARSGTLENRCNLPLMNTNHFTTTFSCTANALMNPRVKCTFW
- the LOC135366220 gene encoding neprilysin-1-like isoform X1; protein product: MADQKNKSSKRTTQDGGPEPGVPAPQGNKAVPPEATGASTIMYVLAGAALVIVGLGLLGLYWTLKSGFQSAGTSSSPPPQASTSSEVTKSSLAPWAKSTEATGSTSSHGPGPSTQSSSSSTIRHNEGIAGCTTDDCQYIKNLIDTSVDRSKDPCNNFYEYACGAAKINYAAEYDLAQGGTLDVLSRSISESINRSMDGSSIPTRNQKVIEKCASFFRSCLNAPANRRTNLDAIKGYLESERMDLANSNLQFDSLEILAKFNFELEIPLILEFALPRETPRLIIRIDEHHTTRLYMTTWSSRGRDQGKYVDTVLSNIYHKAFAESFLNGIVSNVTDVIRLLKHSNRRHPITGIPISKAIQAAPGSLVSRRWNAVLGRYVKSETPCQVYADHSNILRDWIVTENATMKWFMAWRTAEFLHSTLGAQDGKGDARVTREKCYGLANSMFPFVMSAQVLFASVGEKRVNHVKAMFGKIIDVVVEYFPHSTLLANNNRKDAQSKLQSLHKRAEIGYASYRVSTEGNLTDFYRSVPDLNGPFIMDFISASEKTKMYWSIVFAGDLEFAAKWKGELPVFDASMRYDARHNKLTIPPAMMMKPVYALEAPPEINYGTLGRLVVSAVMLAFDDDGQFYKDAGQHEYWFNAQSNENFGEKVRCLTSMVNARLPNALQVFRVPYVYMADVMGTEPILGAYQNEILGSHSRDELFYLSWCLLWCGKKFPEARSGTLENRCNLPLMNTNHFTTTFSCTANALMNPRVKCTFW
- the LOC135366220 gene encoding neprilysin-1-like isoform X2; amino-acid sequence: MADQKNKSSKRTTQDGGPEPGVPAPQGNKAVPPEATGASTIIAGTSSSPPPQASTSSEVTKSSLAPWAKSTEATGSTSSHGPGPSTQSSSSSTIRHNEGIAGCTTDDCQYIKNLIDTSVDRSKDPCNNFYEYACGAAKINYAAEYDLAQGGTLDVLSRSISESINRSMDGSSIPTRNQKVIEKCASFFRSCLNAPANRRTNLDAIKGYLESERMDLANSNLQFDSLEILAKFNFELEIPLILEFALPRETPRLIIRIDEHHTTRLYMTTWSSRGRDQGKYVDTVLSNIYHKAFAESFLNGIVSNVTDVIRLLKHSNRRHPITGIPISKAIQAAPGSLVSRRWNAVLGRYVKSETPCQVYADHSNILRDWIVTENATMKWFMAWRTAEFLHSTLGAQDGKGDARVTREKCYGLANSMFPFVMSAQVLFASVGEKRVNHVKAMFGKIIDVVVEYFPHSTLLANNNRKDAQSKLQSLHKRAEIGYASYRVSTEGNLTDFYRSVPDLNGPFIMDFISASEKTKMYWSIVFAGDLEFAAKWKGELPVFDASMRYDARHNKLTIPPAMMMKPVYALEAPPEINYGTLGRLVVSAVMLAFDDDGQFYKDAGQHEYWFNAQSNENFGEKVRCLTSMVNARLPNALQVFRVPYVYMADVMGTEPILGAYQNEILGSHSRDELFYLSWCLLWCGKKFPEARSGTLENRCNLPLMNTNHFTTTFSCTANALMNPRVKCTFW